One part of the Vicia villosa cultivar HV-30 ecotype Madison, WI linkage group LG6, Vvil1.0, whole genome shotgun sequence genome encodes these proteins:
- the LOC131614308 gene encoding uncharacterized protein LOC131614308: MQSKEVVEKCDLAISKWFIDASIPFNAANSPYFQPAVDALCCMGAGYKVPTMHALRGNLLNKWVDDVKIQIEQCRSIWKDTGCTLMADGWTDRCRRTLINFLVYCPKGTVFIKSVDASGASKTANTLFKLFKEIVLYVGQENVVQIVTDNAANYVAAGKLLEREFPKLFWSPCAAHCINLMLQDMGKLEEVCETMSQASKITKYIYNHCFALYLMRQHTGGREILRPAPTRFATNFIALQSILSHKDALRAMVTSKEWTTTTYSKDVKAKQFVEQVLDSRFWSKCADIVKITEPLVRVLRIVDSEDKPAMGYLYRAMYKAREEIEKRFNPEYEKNKSTTQGLLDVIEKYAYDSKDLRSKLTAEMTSFKNCEGSFGRTTAVENRDEVLPDQWWDTYGTEAPNLQKLAIRILSQTCSASGCERNWSVFEHIHSKKRNRLEHQKLNDLVYVRYNLRLQNRTKKKQNYDPINFETLGDHSNWVLEDSPPFLTIEEVEALRKDLASMAIQPISNDIDELNLDEVDVEREAPLNSGENNQNNDIIDGEDVTNAIDFVGDDFDIEGDPNVEIILPPWN; the protein is encoded by the exons ATGCAAAGTAAAGAAGTGGTAGAAAAATGTGATCTTGCTATTTCCAAGTGGTTTATTGATGCATCTATTCCTTTCAATGCTGCAAATTCGCCGTATTTTCAACCTGCAGTTGATGCTCTTTGTTGCATGGGTGCTGGATATAAAGTTCCTACTATGCATGCTCTTCGTGGTAATTTGTTAAATAAGTGGGTTGATGACGTGAAGATACAAATAGAGCAATGTCGTTCTATCTGGAAGGATACAGGTTGTACTCTTATGGCAGATGGGTGGACTGATCGTTGTAGGAGAACTCTCATCAACTTTTTAGTTTATTGCCCCAAAGGGACTGTTTTCATAAAGTCAGTTGATGCCTCTGGTGCTTCTAAAACTGCAAACACATTGTTTAAGCTTTTCAAGGAAATAGTGTTGTATGTTGGccaagaaaatgttgttcaaatcGTTACAGATAATGCTGCGAATTATGTTGCTGCTGGAAAGTTGTTGGAAAGGGAGTTTCCTAAGTTGTTTTGGTCTCCTTGTGCAGCACACTGTATTAATTTGATGTTGCAAGACATGGGGAAATTGGAGGAAGTATGTGAGACAATGTCACAAGCTTCAAAAATTACCAAATACATATATAATCATTGTTTTGCATTGTATTTGATGAGACAACATACAGGTGGAAGAGAAATACTCCGTCCCGCTCCAACCCGCTTTGCTActaatttcattgcattgcaaAGTATTCTGTCTCATAAAGATGCACTAAGAGCCATGGTAACATCCAAAGAGTGGACAACCACAACTTATTCCAAAGATGTCAAGGCAAAGCAATTTGTGGAACAAGTCTTAGACTCAAGATTTTGGTCTAAATGTGCTGACATAGTGAAAATTACAGAACCTCTTGTACGTGTGTTGCGCATTGTTGATAGTGAAGATAAACCGGCTATGGGATATCTCTACCGAGCTATGTATAAAGCAAGAGAGGAGATTGAGAAGAG ATTCAATCCAGAATATGAAAAAAACAAGTCCACCACTCAAGGCCTTTTGGATGTCATTGAAAAGTATGCTTATGATAGCAAGGACTTGCGATCTAAATTAACTGCTGAGATGACTTCATTCAAAAATTGTGAAGGTAGTTTTGGAAGGACAACAGCTGTAGAAAACCGAGATGAAGTTTTGCCAG ATCAATGGTGGGATACTTATGGAACCGAAGCGCCTAATTTGCAAAAATTGGCTATTCGAATTTTGAGTCAAACTTGTAGTGCATCTGGTTGTGAGCGAAATTGGAGTGTGTTTGAACACATTCATTCAAAAAAGAGAAATAGGTTGGAGCATCAAAAGCTTAATGATCTTGTTTATGTCCGTTACAACTTACGGTTACAAAATAG GACCAAGAAGAAACAAAATTATGACCCTATCAATTTTGAAACACTTGGTGATCATTCTAATTGGGTGTTGGAGGATTCACCACCATTCTTGACCATTGAGGAGGTGGAAGCACTACGCAAAGATCTTGCTAGTATGGCAATCCAACCTATTTCAAATGATATTG ATGAATTAAATTTGGATGAAGTTGATGTTGAGAGAGAAGCACCACTTAACTCCGGAGAAAACAACCAAAATAATGATATCATTGATGGGGAAGATGTTACAAATGCGATTGATTTTGTGggagatgattttgatattgaaggagATCCAAACGTTGAGATAATTTTACCTCCTTGGAACTAA